One Moritella sp. Urea-trap-13 genomic window carries:
- a CDS encoding enoyl-CoA hydratase/isomerase family protein — MEASVLFDELATDDGHAVGIITLNKARQLHALSADMFPLLRQQLLAWQSDPRIVSVLLTSTGEKAFCAGGDVKSLQQMLVNTTGSEAKQQVVSDYFVAEYQVDYLLHNFGKPLIVWGDGIIMGGGLGLFMGASHRVVTETARIAMPEITIGLFPDVGATWFLNRLPQPGVGLFLGLTGASINANDAKYLGLSEYLIPAAKYADVIKALTTLDWQGDTELYHHQVDQLLTAQYADADFATGNLAKHQALFTQLSTYTELADVMACIQTHDSCDPWLQTSIKKLLLGSPISAHILYRQVNQYTELSLAACFRLELDLAVNVCLNADLVEGVRALLVDKDHQPHWLYKQINAVPINFVDNLFSSPWAITSHPLRSL; from the coding sequence ATGGAAGCCAGTGTATTATTTGATGAGTTAGCCACGGATGATGGTCATGCAGTTGGTATTATTACCCTTAATAAGGCGCGTCAGTTACATGCATTAAGTGCAGATATGTTTCCATTACTGCGCCAGCAACTGCTCGCGTGGCAGTCTGATCCGCGTATTGTTAGTGTGCTACTGACAAGTACCGGTGAGAAAGCATTCTGCGCTGGTGGCGATGTTAAATCGCTGCAACAAATGTTAGTCAATACCACGGGCAGTGAAGCTAAGCAGCAAGTCGTTAGTGACTACTTTGTTGCCGAGTATCAGGTTGATTATTTATTACATAACTTTGGCAAACCGTTAATTGTGTGGGGTGACGGTATTATTATGGGCGGCGGGTTAGGGCTGTTCATGGGCGCGAGTCATCGCGTTGTTACCGAAACCGCACGTATTGCCATGCCGGAGATCACCATAGGTTTATTCCCTGATGTCGGTGCTACTTGGTTCTTAAATCGTTTACCACAACCTGGTGTCGGATTATTTTTAGGTTTAACAGGTGCAAGCATTAACGCTAACGACGCCAAATACCTTGGTCTCAGCGAGTATTTAATTCCGGCAGCAAAATATGCCGATGTGATAAAGGCATTAACCACGCTTGATTGGCAAGGCGATACTGAGTTATATCATCACCAAGTTGATCAGTTATTAACGGCGCAGTATGCCGATGCTGACTTTGCTACTGGTAATTTAGCTAAGCACCAAGCCTTGTTTACCCAGTTGAGTACTTATACTGAACTCGCTGATGTGATGGCCTGTATCCAAACGCATGACAGTTGTGATCCTTGGTTACAAACCAGTATTAAAAAACTACTGTTAGGTAGCCCAATATCGGCGCACATCTTATACCGACAGGTAAACCAATATACCGAACTCTCTTTAGCGGCCTGTTTTCGGTTGGAATTAGATCTAGCGGTGAATGTTTGTTTAAACGCAGATCTGGTCGAAGGGGTGAGAGCTTTGCTGGTCGATAAAGACCATCAACCGCATTGGTTATATAAGCAAATCAATGCTGTACCGATTAATTTTGTTGATAACTTGTTCAGTTCGCCTTGGGCAATAACGTCACACCCACTGCGCAGCCTGTAA
- the yiaY gene encoding L-threonine dehydrogenase produces MSTAFFIPAYNLMGAGCLIQAADAIKSHGFKKALIVTDKVINSIGMVKQVQDLLTARDVESAVFDGTQPNPTTANVASGLEILNAEVCDFVISLGGGSPHDCAKGIALVAANGGHIADYEGVDQSAKAQLPLVAINTTAGTASEMTRFCIITNETTHIKMAIVDKNTTPLMSVNDPELMLAKPASLTAATGMDALTHAIEAYVSIAATPITDAVAIKAMELIQANLRTAVEHGENIEAREQMAYAQFMAGMAFNNASLGYVHAMAHQLGGFYDLPHGVCNAVLLPHVQAYNAQVCPERLRDVAKAMGVDVTEMTPEQGAEAAIASIKELALAVGIPTGLTSLNVKVEDIPELAKNALNDACGFTNPKQATHEEICAIFNAAM; encoded by the coding sequence ATGAGCACTGCATTCTTTATTCCTGCATACAATCTAATGGGCGCTGGTTGTTTAATTCAAGCAGCTGACGCGATCAAATCTCATGGTTTCAAAAAAGCATTAATCGTCACTGACAAAGTGATTAATAGCATCGGCATGGTAAAACAAGTACAAGATTTATTAACTGCTCGCGATGTTGAATCTGCGGTTTTTGATGGTACTCAGCCAAACCCGACCACAGCCAATGTTGCCAGTGGTCTAGAAATATTAAATGCCGAAGTGTGTGATTTTGTCATCTCATTAGGTGGCGGTTCACCGCATGATTGCGCGAAAGGTATTGCCTTAGTTGCTGCTAATGGCGGCCATATTGCCGATTACGAAGGTGTTGATCAATCAGCAAAAGCACAGTTACCATTAGTGGCAATTAATACCACAGCAGGTACGGCTTCTGAAATGACACGTTTTTGTATTATTACTAATGAAACAACGCATATCAAAATGGCGATCGTGGATAAGAATACCACCCCGTTAATGTCAGTGAATGATCCAGAATTAATGTTAGCTAAACCAGCTTCATTAACAGCTGCAACCGGTATGGATGCATTGACGCATGCGATTGAAGCGTATGTATCAATTGCCGCGACACCGATCACAGATGCGGTAGCGATTAAAGCCATGGAACTTATCCAAGCAAATTTACGCACTGCAGTAGAGCACGGTGAAAATATCGAAGCGCGTGAACAAATGGCTTATGCACAATTCATGGCTGGTATGGCATTTAACAATGCTTCACTAGGTTATGTACACGCAATGGCGCATCAATTAGGCGGTTTCTATGACTTGCCACACGGTGTATGTAATGCGGTGTTACTACCACATGTACAAGCTTATAACGCGCAAGTGTGTCCAGAACGTCTACGTGATGTTGCTAAAGCGATGGGCGTTGATGTAACAGAAATGACACCAGAGCAAGGCGCTGAAGCGGCGATTGCATCAATTAAAGAATTAGCGTTAGCGGTTGGTATTCCAACAGGACTTACAAGCTTAAATGTAAAAGTTGAAGATATTCCTGAATTAGCTAAAAACGCATTGAATGATGCTTGTGGTTTTACTAATCCAAAACAAGCAACTCATGAAGAGATTTGCGCCATCTTTAACGCAGCGATGTAA
- a CDS encoding helix-turn-helix transcriptional regulator, producing the protein MNEQFPAFMNVKQVAEYLDLNEKKVYTLANDGHLPATKVTGKWLFPKAMLDKWLLESCHNGVLNDRLLIAGSDDPLLQLVVGKMAQKLGSTALVGYTSTGTRQGLAMLSKGHVDICAIHWGHAEEAALRHPALLQQYPGHKNWVLIHAFERQQGLVVSKELADLVNSRSLNLPELLTSRWRWALRQEGAGSMRALGEWLHNHAYTVDMLTAAETCHSERELASCIARGEADVGCASQSTAGEFGLGFIPLGTEAFELVIPKNIYFRTLQQQLLQALSSMEIQAKGDQLGGYNFSRTGQQVWSAS; encoded by the coding sequence ATGAATGAGCAATTTCCCGCGTTTATGAATGTAAAGCAAGTGGCGGAGTATTTAGACCTAAATGAAAAAAAGGTCTATACCCTGGCGAATGATGGTCACTTGCCTGCGACAAAAGTAACGGGTAAATGGTTATTTCCCAAAGCCATGTTAGATAAATGGTTACTGGAGTCTTGTCATAACGGCGTGCTTAACGACCGCTTACTTATCGCTGGTTCAGATGATCCACTGTTACAGTTGGTCGTGGGAAAAATGGCGCAGAAACTTGGCAGTACCGCACTGGTTGGTTATACCTCGACTGGTACACGCCAAGGTTTAGCGATGCTCAGTAAAGGCCACGTGGACATATGCGCTATCCATTGGGGACACGCAGAAGAAGCAGCATTACGTCATCCGGCTTTATTACAACAATATCCAGGACATAAAAACTGGGTACTTATCCATGCTTTTGAACGTCAACAAGGGTTAGTGGTGAGTAAGGAATTAGCTGATTTAGTTAATTCACGCTCGTTAAACTTACCAGAATTACTCACGTCACGCTGGCGCTGGGCACTTCGTCAAGAAGGCGCTGGCAGCATGCGCGCTTTGGGAGAGTGGTTACACAATCATGCTTATACGGTCGATATGCTCACCGCTGCTGAAACGTGTCACAGTGAACGTGAATTAGCATCATGCATTGCCCGTGGTGAAGCAGACGTCGGTTGTGCCAGTCAAAGTACAGCTGGTGAATTTGGCTTGGGCTTTATTCCACTAGGCACTGAAGCGTTTGAATTAGTGATCCCGAAAAATATCTACTTCCGTACTTTGCAGCAACAATTACTGCAGGCGTTATCGTCAATGGAGATCCAAGCCAAAGGCGACCAACTTGGCGGTTATAACTTCAGCCGTACTGGTCAACAAGTTTGGAGTGCCAGCTAG
- a CDS encoding formate dehydrogenase accessory sulfurtransferase FdhD, with amino-acid sequence MPQLPKIIRTNSSVEHTITVDIMDEYGDTMTKEIACEHPLTIYLNWVEIVTVMTLGARPADLVLGYLKNQGFIEDISAIESLIIDWDTNSAAVITHESTDGLEAKLSKKTVTSGCGQGTMFGNVMKTLEGVTLPQPELLQSKLYGLLEALTHHNATYKAAGAVHGCAVCKDTEILSFVEDVGRHNAVDTLAGEMWLKGQTGEDKIFYTTGRLTSEMVIKVAQMGIPVLLSRSGATQMGYDLAKKLGITMVARAKGNRFQVYNGMANLILDVKGPDAEVQAVVEVAAKSTQNPSIVGKPA; translated from the coding sequence ATGCCGCAATTACCAAAAATAATTAGAACCAATTCTTCAGTTGAGCACACTATTACCGTTGACATCATGGATGAATATGGCGATACCATGACCAAGGAGATCGCCTGTGAACACCCGTTAACGATCTACTTAAATTGGGTAGAAATCGTGACAGTGATGACACTCGGCGCACGCCCAGCCGATCTGGTATTAGGGTATTTAAAAAACCAAGGGTTTATTGAAGACATCAGTGCCATTGAATCATTAATCATTGACTGGGACACTAATTCAGCCGCAGTAATTACGCACGAGAGTACTGATGGTTTAGAAGCTAAGTTATCGAAGAAGACAGTTACCTCAGGCTGTGGTCAAGGCACCATGTTTGGTAATGTCATGAAGACACTAGAAGGTGTCACTCTGCCGCAACCTGAGCTACTTCAATCAAAGTTGTATGGGCTGTTAGAAGCATTAACGCATCATAACGCGACTTATAAAGCCGCCGGAGCCGTCCATGGTTGCGCAGTATGCAAAGATACCGAGATCTTGTCGTTTGTCGAAGATGTTGGTCGTCACAACGCAGTTGATACCTTGGCCGGGGAAATGTGGTTAAAAGGCCAAACTGGTGAGGATAAGATCTTTTATACTACCGGTCGCCTCACCTCTGAGATGGTCATTAAAGTCGCGCAAATGGGTATTCCAGTATTGCTATCGCGCTCTGGTGCGACACAAATGGGTTACGATTTAGCTAAAAAGCTAGGTATCACTATGGTGGCCCGCGCCAAAGGTAATCGCTTTCAAGTATATAACGGCATGGCTAACTTGATCTTAGATGTCAAAGGTCCAGACGCAGAAGTGCAAGCTGTAGTAGAAGTAGCAGCTAAATCAACACAAAACCCAAGCATTGTCGGTAAACCTGCATGA
- a CDS encoding DUF3305 domain-containing protein produces the protein MQLCDEDKHLNKGDEHKRLEKDESSWPIAFSLRSEEKQVGRWTTLSWSIEDVELYQQVPVITATEDSSRAGSTTHYEKTLFLYRDERTDYRFNLSSQDPHLFIVCEVADEQFSPLLITAAQSVASSYMDGDYQVLHIQMPLPIQAWMEAFIGRNGELIEFKKKRCKDRKGRSSGQ, from the coding sequence GTGCAACTATGTGATGAAGATAAACACCTAAATAAAGGTGATGAACATAAGCGCTTAGAGAAAGACGAGTCAAGTTGGCCAATCGCCTTCAGTCTTCGCTCTGAAGAAAAGCAAGTTGGACGCTGGACTACTTTGTCTTGGTCTATTGAAGATGTTGAGTTGTATCAGCAAGTACCTGTTATCACTGCTACAGAAGATAGTAGCCGTGCTGGTAGTACAACTCACTATGAAAAAACGCTGTTTTTGTATCGCGATGAACGGACTGATTACCGTTTTAACCTCAGTTCACAAGACCCTCATCTATTTATTGTTTGTGAAGTAGCTGACGAGCAGTTTTCGCCATTACTTATCACTGCAGCGCAAAGTGTCGCCAGTAGCTATATGGATGGTGACTATCAAGTGCTGCATATTCAAATGCCATTACCAATACAAGCTTGGATGGAAGCATTCATTGGTAGAAATGGCGAACTGATTGAATTTAAAAAGAAACGTTGTAAAGACAGAAAAGGGCGTTCAAGTGGCCAGTAA
- a CDS encoding DUF3306 domain-containing protein has product MASNFFQRWSDRSLATKDHAETDLEASKDVVAELDIDTTNDSAPYETSVVDSNSDLSNSSTDLIDEHVEEVLTIDDADKVTFDSGVASFLQHGVDKSVKKAALAKLFHADEFNYISDMDDHTEDFSNIPKLDESIAKQLRGWVKTVLEEPEAELIEETKLVEESEVLAATETEPETEVIAAPKATVDETTQSISADNSSTSCGGEKNCGGEQKNQLQQYLQQTGET; this is encoded by the coding sequence GTGGCCAGTAACTTTTTTCAACGTTGGTCAGATAGATCACTGGCGACAAAAGACCATGCAGAAACTGATTTAGAAGCAAGTAAAGACGTTGTTGCTGAACTGGATATCGACACTACTAATGACTCTGCACCTTATGAGACATCGGTTGTAGACTCTAATTCTGATTTATCTAACTCATCTACAGACCTGATTGATGAGCATGTCGAAGAAGTGCTGACTATTGATGATGCCGATAAGGTTACCTTTGATAGTGGCGTCGCTTCTTTTTTACAGCATGGCGTTGATAAGTCAGTAAAAAAAGCAGCGTTAGCAAAATTGTTTCATGCTGATGAATTTAACTATATCAGTGATATGGATGATCACACCGAGGACTTTTCTAATATACCTAAGCTTGATGAGAGTATCGCGAAACAGTTGCGCGGTTGGGTTAAGACAGTATTGGAAGAGCCTGAAGCTGAATTGATTGAAGAAACTAAACTCGTTGAAGAAAGTGAAGTATTAGCCGCCACGGAAACTGAACCGGAAACGGAAGTAATAGCAGCCCCAAAAGCCACTGTTGATGAAACGACTCAATCTATCTCGGCTGATAATAGTTCGACGTCTTGCGGTGGTGAAAAAAATTGCGGTGGTGAACAAAAAAACCAGCTTCAGCAATACCTTCAACAGACGGGTGAGACATAA
- a CDS encoding 4Fe-4S dicluster domain-containing protein: MLKSTLETFTDSNGQARFAAIADTVELSNLIPPTVSYESRGNLLIIGAYDIITALAPQFATLNSVTLLATSAATDAAPATNDSNDKVFFSNEVTIKGYLGAFEVNCRVAGSLLSTFTNLAEVTIGGDSFDLVVDMSADSLIQTEIPAPGYYPVGSGKAAIADVIETLPEMLGTFDKPKYFRLDNDICAHSSRGVGGCTRCVDACPAGALTSNGHAIEINPFLCQGVGTCATACPTEAITYALPEPEKTQNFIYRLLNSYQMAGGEQPTILFFGNRDEQTVAEKLPLLPSNVIPIALEELATVGVDTWFSALLYGAHQVLLATNIAYIPATIDRVLNDELAIANTFLTEMGFEAGRICLFDLDSAADFVAFTQPVLPVVENKIAVMDNAVLAEQLSGTKREKLFTALDKLSAQSPLQPTHSVMPENAPYGGVECKTDDCTLCMGCVAVCPTSALHAVGDRPGLQFREQDCVQCGLCEKACPEQVISLKPGLNWDAESRRSVVMIHEEEAACCLSCGKAFAPASMIAMLTEKLQGHSQFQGDAIRRLSMCEDCRVRDIFSDMADDPLRQLNV; this comes from the coding sequence ATGTTAAAAAGTACTTTAGAAACATTTACTGATAGCAACGGTCAAGCACGCTTTGCGGCGATAGCCGATACCGTTGAATTATCTAATCTGATCCCGCCGACGGTATCTTACGAAAGTCGTGGCAACTTATTGATCATTGGTGCTTACGATATTATCACGGCACTAGCACCGCAATTTGCAACATTGAATTCAGTAACACTGCTGGCGACGTCTGCTGCAACAGATGCCGCGCCAGCGACGAACGATAGCAATGACAAAGTATTTTTTAGTAATGAAGTAACAATTAAAGGTTACCTTGGTGCGTTCGAAGTGAACTGCCGTGTAGCGGGTAGCTTACTGAGTACTTTTACCAATTTAGCGGAAGTGACCATTGGTGGTGATAGTTTTGATTTAGTCGTTGATATGAGCGCGGATAGCCTTATTCAAACCGAAATACCAGCGCCTGGTTATTACCCTGTTGGTAGCGGTAAAGCAGCGATTGCCGATGTCATTGAAACCTTACCTGAAATGCTAGGTACGTTTGATAAACCAAAATACTTTCGTTTAGACAATGATATTTGTGCGCATTCATCACGTGGCGTGGGCGGTTGTACGCGTTGTGTTGATGCTTGTCCTGCAGGTGCGTTAACCAGTAATGGTCACGCTATCGAAATTAATCCGTTCTTATGCCAAGGCGTAGGGACGTGTGCCACGGCTTGTCCGACTGAAGCGATTACTTACGCATTACCAGAACCAGAAAAGACTCAGAACTTTATTTACCGTTTATTAAACAGTTATCAAATGGCGGGTGGCGAACAGCCAACGATTTTATTCTTTGGTAATCGTGACGAACAAACGGTGGCAGAAAAATTACCGTTATTACCATCAAATGTTATTCCTATTGCTTTAGAAGAGCTGGCTACGGTTGGTGTTGATACTTGGTTTAGCGCCTTACTCTATGGTGCGCATCAAGTATTACTGGCCACTAACATCGCCTATATCCCGGCGACGATTGATCGCGTGCTTAATGATGAACTGGCCATTGCCAATACCTTCTTAACGGAGATGGGTTTTGAAGCCGGGCGTATTTGTTTGTTTGATTTAGATTCGGCAGCAGACTTTGTGGCGTTTACTCAACCGGTATTACCTGTTGTTGAGAATAAGATCGCCGTAATGGATAACGCGGTATTAGCAGAGCAACTGTCTGGCACTAAGCGTGAAAAATTATTTACTGCGTTAGATAAATTATCTGCACAAAGTCCACTGCAACCGACACATTCAGTCATGCCTGAAAATGCACCTTATGGCGGTGTGGAATGTAAAACCGATGATTGTACCTTGTGCATGGGTTGTGTCGCAGTGTGTCCAACGAGTGCATTACATGCTGTTGGTGATCGCCCTGGTCTACAGTTTAGAGAACAAGATTGTGTGCAGTGTGGTCTCTGTGAAAAAGCCTGTCCTGAACAAGTGATTAGTCTTAAACCGGGTCTGAATTGGGACGCGGAAAGTCGTCGTAGTGTGGTGATGATCCACGAAGAAGAGGCGGCTTGTTGTTTAAGTTGTGGCAAAGCGTTTGCACCTGCATCGATGATTGCCATGTTAACCGAGAAACTCCAAGGTCACAGCCAATTTCAAGGTGATGCAATTCGCCGTTTATCTATGTGTGAAGACTGTCGTGTTCGCGATATTTTTTCAGACATGGCTGACGATCCACTACGTCAGTTAAACGTGTAG
- a CDS encoding molecular chaperone: MGSQNMSQSFTEDAALRIDIYSLLAHLLRKAPDAEVIDWLANLDVDAPNALIQTTGMSAAWPLLKLAAQKTLLTAAEDEYQDLFIGIGHGEIVPFGSWFLTGSLMEMPLAHLRHDLKKLGFQRDESVKEPEDHIAALLEVMTMLVSESNHSDQAEFFNRHIDTWFERFCQDLKKAKSAVFYSAVAELAWQFLSIEKIRFIDVKK, translated from the coding sequence ATGGGATCACAAAATATGTCACAGTCATTTACTGAAGATGCTGCATTGCGCATCGATATTTACAGCTTACTCGCACATTTATTACGTAAAGCACCTGATGCAGAGGTTATTGATTGGTTAGCGAATCTCGACGTTGATGCGCCGAATGCATTAATTCAAACCACGGGTATGTCAGCTGCTTGGCCACTATTGAAGTTGGCCGCACAAAAAACCTTATTAACAGCCGCGGAAGATGAATATCAAGACCTGTTTATTGGTATCGGCCATGGTGAAATTGTCCCGTTTGGCTCTTGGTTTCTTACCGGATCATTAATGGAAATGCCGCTTGCACATTTGCGTCATGATTTGAAAAAACTGGGTTTTCAACGTGATGAATCAGTAAAAGAACCGGAAGATCATATCGCCGCCTTGTTAGAAGTGATGACCATGTTGGTGAGCGAAAGTAATCATAGCGATCAAGCTGAGTTTTTTAATCGTCATATCGACACTTGGTTTGAACGTTTTTGCCAAGATTTGAAAAAAGCGAAAAGTGCCGTGTTTTACAGCGCAGTCGCAGAATTAGCTTGGCAATTTTTAAGTATTGAAAAAATACGTTTTATCGACGTAAAAAAATAA
- a CDS encoding twin-arginine translocation signal domain-containing protein — translation MSKQNKPDEDRRQLLKNIGLGVAVGAIATGVSTTANASVDSQEKNDKQKKTTGYHETQHIRDYYDTL, via the coding sequence ATGAGTAAACAAAATAAGCCGGATGAAGACCGTCGCCAACTGTTAAAAAACATTGGTTTAGGTGTTGCAGTAGGGGCTATCGCAACGGGTGTATCCACCACTGCGAATGCGTCTGTTGATAGCCAAGAAAAGAATGATAAACAAAAAAAAACAACAGGTTACCATGAAACTCAACACATTCGTGACTATTACGATACTTTGTAA
- a CDS encoding formate dehydrogenase subunit alpha has translation MKLTKRSDTVSKDEKQLGISRRAFMRNSSIAAAGGAVGVGMFAPGMMKKAEAKSVDAESPVEIKRTICSHCSVGCGIYAEVQEGVWTGQEPAFDHPFNAGGHCAKGAALREHGHGAKRLKYPMKLVNGKWIKMSWETALEEVSQQVLKIREESGPDSVYWLGSAKHNNEQAYLFRKMVSMWGTNNVDHQARICHSTTVAGVANTWGYGAMTNSLNDMHNCKSILFIGSNPAEAHPVAMQHILIAKEKNSCKIVVADPRRTRTAAKADHYVSLRPGSDVAFVWGVLYHVFKNEWEDKEFIHQRVYGMEEVRAEVAKWTPAEVERVSGVPEAEVYETAKLLSENRPGCVVWCMGGTQHTTGNNNTRAYCILELALGNMGKSGGGANIFRGHDNVQGATDFGVLSDNLPGYYGLSEGAWKHWAGVWDVDYEWLKNRFDQKDYRGKLPMNHAGIPVSRWIDGVLENKDNIEQNDNIRAMFYWGHAVNSQTRGPEMRTAMGKLDMMVIVDPYPGVAAVMNGRTDNVYLLPATTQFETTGSVTATNRSIQWRDQVIEPLFESKPDHEIMYLLAKKLGLDEQLFKNIAVKNNQPVIEDITREYNKGMWTIGYTGQSPERLKAHQKNWHTFHKTTLAAEGGVVDGETYGLPWPCWGTPEMKHPGTHILYDTSKPVALGGGNFRARFGVERNGESLLAVDSYSKDCELEGGFPEFSDKLLKQLGWWDELTVDEKSKAEGKNWKTDVSGGIQRVAIKHGCIPFGNAKARAVVWTFPDAVPIHREPLYTPRRDLVADYPTWDDSEAMFRLPTLYKSIQDKDVSGEYPIILTSGRLVEYEGGGDETRSNPWLAELQQEMFVEVNPKDANDLGFRDGEMVWVEGPEKGRIHVKAMVTRRVKPGLAFLPFHFGGYFQGEDLRGNYPEGSTPYVSGESANIVTTYGYDPVTQMQETKVTLCKIFKA, from the coding sequence ATGAAATTAACTAAACGTTCCGATACGGTCAGTAAGGACGAAAAACAACTCGGTATTTCACGCCGTGCTTTTATGCGCAACTCTTCAATCGCTGCCGCAGGTGGTGCTGTTGGTGTGGGTATGTTCGCACCGGGCATGATGAAAAAGGCTGAAGCGAAATCAGTTGATGCTGAATCGCCAGTGGAAATTAAACGTACTATCTGCTCGCACTGTTCTGTGGGCTGCGGTATCTACGCTGAAGTACAAGAAGGTGTGTGGACAGGGCAAGAACCGGCATTTGATCACCCGTTCAATGCGGGCGGTCACTGTGCTAAAGGTGCAGCATTGCGTGAGCATGGTCATGGTGCTAAACGTCTAAAATATCCAATGAAGCTGGTTAACGGTAAATGGATAAAAATGAGCTGGGAAACAGCACTTGAAGAAGTTAGTCAGCAAGTGCTTAAGATCCGTGAAGAGTCAGGTCCTGATTCTGTGTACTGGTTAGGCTCAGCAAAACACAACAATGAACAAGCGTATTTGTTCCGTAAAATGGTATCGATGTGGGGCACCAACAATGTCGATCACCAAGCACGAATTTGTCACTCAACCACAGTAGCCGGCGTTGCCAATACTTGGGGTTATGGGGCGATGACGAACTCGCTTAATGACATGCATAACTGTAAATCTATCTTGTTCATTGGTTCAAACCCTGCTGAAGCACATCCTGTTGCTATGCAGCATATCCTCATCGCCAAAGAAAAGAACAGTTGTAAAATTGTGGTTGCCGACCCTCGTCGCACCCGTACTGCCGCAAAAGCCGATCATTACGTATCACTACGTCCTGGTTCTGACGTTGCCTTCGTTTGGGGTGTGCTATATCACGTCTTTAAAAATGAATGGGAAGATAAAGAATTTATCCATCAACGTGTTTATGGTATGGAAGAAGTCCGTGCTGAAGTGGCTAAATGGACACCTGCAGAAGTTGAACGTGTATCTGGTGTACCGGAAGCTGAAGTATATGAAACCGCAAAACTGTTATCTGAAAACCGTCCTGGTTGCGTAGTTTGGTGTATGGGTGGTACCCAGCATACAACGGGTAATAACAATACCCGCGCTTATTGTATCCTTGAACTTGCGTTAGGCAACATGGGTAAATCAGGCGGCGGTGCTAATATTTTCCGTGGTCATGATAACGTACAGGGCGCAACAGATTTTGGTGTGTTATCAGATAACTTACCGGGTTATTACGGTTTATCTGAAGGCGCATGGAAACACTGGGCTGGGGTATGGGATGTTGATTATGAATGGCTGAAAAACCGTTTTGATCAAAAAGACTACCGTGGCAAGCTGCCAATGAACCATGCTGGTATTCCGGTATCGCGTTGGATTGATGGCGTATTAGAAAACAAAGACAATATCGAACAGAACGATAATATCCGTGCCATGTTCTATTGGGGTCATGCGGTTAACTCACAAACCCGTGGTCCAGAAATGCGCACCGCAATGGGTAAACTGGACATGATGGTTATTGTTGACCCGTATCCAGGTGTTGCGGCGGTAATGAACGGTCGTACTGACAATGTTTATCTGTTACCAGCGACAACCCAGTTTGAAACTACAGGTTCGGTTACCGCAACAAACCGTTCAATCCAATGGCGTGACCAAGTAATTGAGCCATTGTTTGAGTCTAAACCCGATCACGAGATCATGTACTTGCTTGCCAAGAAACTGGGTTTAGATGAGCAGTTGTTTAAAAACATAGCGGTTAAAAATAACCAACCGGTGATTGAAGACATTACCCGTGAATATAACAAGGGTATGTGGACCATTGGTTATACTGGACAAAGTCCTGAACGCTTGAAAGCACACCAGAAAAATTGGCATACTTTCCATAAAACCACGCTCGCTGCTGAAGGTGGTGTTGTTGATGGTGAGACTTACGGTCTACCTTGGCCATGTTGGGGTACGCCAGAAATGAAACACCCTGGTACCCATATTCTTTATGACACATCTAAGCCTGTGGCACTGGGTGGCGGTAACTTCCGTGCCCGTTTTGGTGTTGAACGTAATGGCGAAAGCTTACTGGCTGTTGACAGTTATTCAAAAGACTGTGAGCTAGAAGGCGGCTTCCCAGAATTCAGTGACAAGTTACTTAAGCAACTTGGTTGGTGGGACGAACTTACCGTTGATGAGAAATCAAAAGCAGAAGGTAAGAACTGGAAAACTGATGTATCTGGCGGTATTCAACGTGTGGCAATTAAACACGGTTGTATCCCATTTGGTAACGCTAAAGCGCGAGCTGTGGTATGGACGTTCCCTGATGCGGTGCCAATTCATCGTGAACCTTTGTATACGCCACGTCGTGACTTAGTTGCTGATTATCCAACATGGGATGACAGTGAAGCGATGTTCCGTTTACCGACGTTATACAAATCAATCCAAGACAAAGATGTATCGGGCGAATACCCAATTATCTTAACTTCGGGTCGTTTGGTTGAGTATGAAGGTGGTGGTGATGAAACGCGTTCAAATCCTTGGTTAGCAGAATTACAGCAAGAAATGTTTGTTGAAGTTAACCCGAAAGATGCTAACGATTTAGGCTTTAGAGACGGTGAAATGGTATGGGTTGAAGGTCCTGAAAAAGGTCGTATCCATGTGAAAGCTATGGTTACACGTCGGGTTAAACCGGGACTGGCCTTTCTGCCGTTCCATTTTGGTGGTTATTTCCAAGGTGAAGATTTACGCGGGAACTACCCTGAAGGTTCAACGCCCTATGTATCGGGCGAATCAGCAAATATTGTAACAACCTATGGTTATGATCCTGTGACACAAATGCAGGAAACGAAAGTAACCCTCTGTAAGATCTTTAAAGCGTAA